The following is a genomic window from Rhodoferax sp. PAMC 29310.
GTGCCGCCCGTCCTAGCATCCCATTCGACACACAATGCGCGCCCGTGAGCCTCATCAATGCCGCTGGATACATGGCGAAAGGCCATGCCGATGACTTGCTCGGCAGAGTGTTTTGCCAGACAGGCAGTCGCTGGAATAGCAGCAACGGCAGCACGCAAGCGCTGCACGTCTTCGCTCAATGAAGCTGCGTTTGGCATACCGATTGGTACAACAAATTGTCTGGTGAGCATGGCATTACCTGCGATAGCGGGCACAGAACTGAGTGCATCATCAATACACCGCTTGACTGCATCCAGCCCAGAATGCTGGTGCAGGTCGTTGAAGTCGGTTGCCTTCGCTGGCCGGTTGGCTCCAAAGTCAGGTACGGCCAGATAGCCACCAACCGAAGCTGCAGCAACCCTAGCCTTGGTCATACCGGGGTTACCTTTTGTATGATCGTCATCGTCGGCGGCGATGACAATTTTCACGTCGGGATACTGGGCGCGTAAGTCCAGCGCCACCTGTTCCAGATTGCCCGCATTAAAGGCTACGGCTACCGCGTAACCCGTTGCCTCATGTAGGCTCGCACCAGTTGCATACCCCTCACAAATCAGCAGCACACCTGCTGGTCCAGATAAGCAGTGAAAGCACCCCTTTACTTTACCGCCAGTTAAAAACCGCTTGTCGCCATCCGGGGTGATGGTTTGCAGGCTATGCAGTACGCCGGTCGAGTCGTATAAAGGAATAAGCAATCGGGCACCCGATTGTCGGATGTCATAGGGCTGCACACCCTTGGTGGTCAGATACGGGTGGCTGATGCAGGGGGTCGCCGCATCAAACGAATTGGCTGCCAGCACAGCCGCCGATGCATTGCGCTGCGCCTGTTCACTATCGCGCAGTGCTTTCAGGGACTGCACCCGGTCCCGGTGGGCAACAAGCTCTGCCTGCGTCATCGCGCTGGTGAACTTGCTGCACCAGTTCCATTTATTGCCTTCGCGCCAGCAACCAAATACACCTGCTGCCAAACCGTTGAGGTGCAGCACATGCCAGCCTGCATCATCGTCAACCTTGCCGTTAGAACTGAATCGATGTATCTCGCCATCAGCAATAATCTCGTATGGGGGTGTCAGGCCAGCCGCTTCAATTGCTTCCAGAAACGCTTGCTCTGGTGTAAGTGACGTGGCAGAATTCAAATCGCAAGTGTCGGTATCAAAGCCTTCGGTGTCGCAAGCACCGAGGGCTTTTCAATGGTGGTGTGGCTCATAGCTGCGCCCCTTTCTCCGTGCTCAGAAGTTCGGTGCGCTTCGCGTGGAGTGCTGTCACCAGCTCGCGGATATCCGCATCAGTTTTACCTGCCACCCGCGCAGTTGCAATTGCTTGCGCCTCATAGTCGGGCCAGCCTTTTGCACGCTGTCCGATGGCCACCCCAGTAGTGAATAACCCGGCGCGGATTGCGTTGTAAACGCTTGCGTCCGCCCGGTGCCCCAATACCCGCTTAACGTCTGGAAGTCTCAAAATTAACATTGCTTACCCCTTTATGTTTCTCGCTAGCGGTTGCTAGCGATTGGGGGAATTTTTGCAAAATCACCTTAATCAGTCACCGTCAATCGGTGTCACGTTTTGACATTGCGTTTTACTCTGAGGCCTGCAGTGCTATCGGACATGTTGTGCTTTACCGCAAGTTTGGCAACGGCATCTTCATACGTCGTTCCGGCAGACCGTAGCTCGTTCATCTCGAGCCGCATCAAAAACGGTTCAATGTCACTCATCAAGGCAAACGTTCCATGTTCAGCGAAGCTTTGCAATGCGACTAAAAGTGTCTCAACGTCAGTCCCGTAATCGAACACCTGAAATTCCGGTCCATCCTCGGGATTAATGCAATGGCGACCATCAAGACTGGATAGCCCACGAAAGTAGGAGGTAACCAAGCCCGCCGCGCGTGCACGGTCTTCCTTAGAGGCCCTGCGGCCAGTCTTTGCGCTTTTTGCCATGCGTTTCCTTCCTTAACCTCGATTAAGAAGAGCGACGAGTGAGTTTGGTTTTGAGTTCGCCATTGGGGTTCAGCCGAGAGCGGGGCATACCTTTAAAAAATTATGTCGTCTTTAGCTGAATCACGTCAGCGCCCGCTGCCAGCTTGCCCAAATAATCGGCCCATTGCTGGATCATTACAAACCGCTGTTTGATGTACTTGGTTCGGTTATAACTGGTGCCGTTTGCGTCCTTCGTGGCGTGGGCTAGATTCGCCTCGATAACCTGCCAGTCAATATTCAGCTCATCCACCAACATCGTGCGTGCGCTTGCCCGGAACCCGTGCCACGATTGTTCTTTACCAAAACCCAGCGCATAGAGCGCACTGCGTACAGAGTTGTCAGACACCGGCCGGTCATGGCTGCGCTCACCGGGGAACACATAAACACCGTGACCTGTCAGTGGTTGGATGTTGCGGAGCAAGGCCACCGCCTGCGTGGGTAACGGCACGATGTGGGCTTCGCCTTGTTCCTTTTCCAGCTTGGTGCGTTTCATTTTCATGCTGGGGATCGTCCACAGTGCCGCGTCTAAATCCAGCTCTGCCCATTTCATCATGCGCAGGTTGCCGGGTCGTTGGTATAGCAATGGGGTTAGCTGCAAAGCGGTGCGCACTATCAACCCACCTTTGTAGCCCTTGATAGCACGCATCAAACCGCCCATGCGGGCCGGATCAAGGATGGCTGCAAAGTTCTTACCCCGGTAGGGTGTCAACCTGCCTTTAAGCCCTTCGGTGATGTTGCGTTGCTGCACTACCGCCGTGGGTAGCCAGTAGTCCCAAACCTGCCGCGCCAGCATCAATACCCGATCTGCCGTTTCAATCGCGCCACGTTCCTCCACTTTTTGCAGTGCTGACAGTAGATCCAAGGCGTGAATGTCGGTCATGGGCCTGTCGCCGATCCATGGGAACAGGTCACGTTCCAATTGCCGCAATGATCGTTCTGCGTGGCTTTCACTCCATTGAGGTGCCTGTTTGGCGTACCACTCCAAGGCTACAGCCTTGAATGTGTCGCCACCAGTGCGTGTAGTCTTTAGTTTTTCCAATTTGCGGGCTTGCACTGGGTCGGTGCCATTGGACTTGTAGCTTGGCCGCGTCACGGGCTTTTCTTGCCGCTGTCAGGGAAACATCCGGGTAACTGCCAAAAGCCATGCGGCCCTCTTTGCCGTCAAAGTAGGTTTTCCAAAACCAACGCTTTGAACCTGCCGGGCTAACTTCCAGGTACAAGCCCCCCGCATCGGTAAACCGCGCCCGGTTTTTGTCTGAGGGGCATACAGCATGGCGGCATTGGGCATCGGTCAGCATCAGGGTTTCTCCAGTGAAAGCGGGGAACAATTGAAAAAATTGCTGCTTACCCCGGTTTGTTCCCCGCTTTTAGTTTGGCTGTCAATAGTCCACGCTGGTCCCTGCTATCGCATAACATATTGATTTACCAATGAAAAAGGCCTCCGAGTATCGCTACTTGGAGGCCTTTGTCATGCGGTATGGTGGAGCTGGGGGGATTTGAACCCCCGTCCGCAAGCCTTGTTCGGGCAGATCTACATGTTTAGTGGTCTGATTTAAGTCTTGCCACCTGTATCGCGCAGCCACACGCTATAAAGGACGCCAGCACCCTATTGTCTTGCCCCGAGTTAAGGTACCCAACTCAGAACCAGCCGATGTAATTATCTTTACAGCCGGGAGTCGTCAACTTACGTTAAAAACCCCTTGCCCAGCCCATCGGCCTGCTGTTGTAAAGCTCACTGGCAATTAAGCAGCGAGTGCGAAACGTTCGTCGTTTGCAGTTAGTTTTTTTGAATCTGATTTACGAGCGCATTCAGCTCGACATGCACCACACCGCGTCCGAACCCACGTCGAAACCAGTGCAGCCCCAAGCAACCTATTTTAGGCCTACTTCAGCAATTGCAACAGGCCCATGGGCGAATTTATGACGGCGTGCGCTCCCCATAGGCTCGGATCGTTAGATTTCCCCAAATATCCATAGGTCGCGGCCACAGTCGACATACCCGCCGCCAGCCCTGCGACGATGTCCCGCTCATCGTCTCCAACATACATGCACTGCGCTGGGTCTATCCTCATGCGGCGAGCCGCCTCCAGAAGTGGCTCAGGATGGGGCTTGGCGTAAGGTGTTGTGTCGCCACAAATGATTGTTTTTGCGGAATTGAACAGTGGCATCGCTGCGGTTAACGGCTCTGAGAATCGTGAGGATTTGTTGGTGACAACGCCCCATGGCAATCCTTGTACCTGCAAGCTCGAAATCAGCTCAACTACGCCTTCAAAGGCGTAGGTGGATTGGGTCATACAGTTGGCATAATTTATAAAAAATTCCTCTCTTAGCGCGGGAAAATCCAAATGATCGGGGCCAATCGCGAACGCGAGACCGATCATTCCACGGGCACCTGCACCAGCCATGGGGCGATAGTGATCAAGTGGCATCGATGGGAGGCCTCGATCAATGCGCATTTTGTCGACGGCTGCGGCCAAATCCGGCGCGCTGTCAATGAGGGTGCCGTCCAAGTCAAATAGAACGGCTTTTACATCGCCAAATATGGGATTTTCGGTGCTCATTTTTCCGAGTCCATTGGCTTTTGGGTTGCAATCAAATAGTTGACACTCGTGTCCGCACTAAGCCAATAGCGCTGGGTGATGGGGTTGTGCTCCATTCCTTTAGCGTCTCTTAGATCTAGCCCGGCTGAGCGGCAGTAGGCCGCGAGCTCGCTTGGGCGAATCATTTTGGCATATTCGTGAGTACCTTTGGGCAGCAGGTTTAGCACATACTCCGCTCCTAGAACGGCGAACAAAAATGACTTCGCGCTTCGGTTCAATGTTGAAAAAAAGACCCAACCGCCTGGCTTTACCAATGCTGCACAGGCGTGAACAACCGATGATGGGTCGGGAACATGTTCCAGCATTTCCATGCAAGTCACAACATCAAAGCTCTCGGGTTGTTGCTCAGCCAACGCCTCCACACTGATTTTCTGATACTGAATGGTGGGGGTTTGAGCTTCGAGCGCATGCAACTGGGCCACTCTGAGTGCTTTTGCTGCCAGGTCAATTCCCGTTACGCTGGCGCCAGTGTGCGCCATAGAGTCCGCCAGAATTCCGCCACCACACCCAACGTCAAGGACTACCTTTCCGTTCAGTTGCGTTGTCTGGCGGATCCAGTCGAGCCGGAGAGGGTTGATCTGATGCAGCGGCTTGAATTCCCCCTCTTTATCCCACCAGCGATGGGCCAAATCAGAGAATTTTGCCAACTCGGCTGGATCAGCGTTCAATTTTGAAGTCATTGGGTGATTATCCGAAAAATGCGTCGCTCAAACAGGATTGGTGCATTTTCGGAGGCAGAAATAGAAAAAGCCCCGCGGTTGCGGGGCTTTTTAAGGAGGTCTTCTTCAGGCCTGCACGCAAAAGCGTGAATTTTTAGTTGCGAGTACCGACAACTTCAATTTCAACGCGTCGGTTCTTAGAGCGACCGTCACGAGTCTTGTTGTCAGCAACTGGCTGAGCTTCACCCTTGCCTTCGGTGTAAACGCGGTTCTTTTCGATGCCTTTGGACACCAAGTAAGCCTTGACAGCTTCTGAACGCTTGACCGACAGCTTCTGGTTGTAAGCGTCAGCGCCAGTGGCGTCGGTGTGACCCACAGCGATGATGACTTCCAGATTGATGCCCTTGACTTTGCCGACCAAGTCGTCCAACTTGGCTTTGCCTTCTGGCTTCAGAACAGCTTTGTCAAAGTCAAAAAACGCGTCAGATGCGTAAGTAACCTTTGCGGCTGCCACTGGCATTGGCGCTGCTGCTGGCGCAGGAGCGGCGGCCTTTGGAGCCATGGGCTCAGCGGCTTTAGGAGTCACTGGGGCTGGGGCTGCAGCCGGGGCGGCAACGATTGCACCGTCGCAACCAACAGCGGCGGTAGCTGGAGTCCAGCTAGCATCGCGCCAGCACAGGCCGGTACTGTTTTTCCAAGTGTCGCCAGCGGCACTGCGCCAGTTGTCGACAGATTGCGCGCCAGCGGATGTTGCAAGTGCTGCGGTAGCAATCACCATTGCCAATTTATTTAATTTCTTCATGGTTCTCCTTTAGGGGAAAAAAGCCGCAGCAGCGCTGCGAATAACTTGTGGGGCGCCCAACATAAGACATTATGAACGCTTAAGTTATTGTGCCACAGCCAAAATTCTCGTTACTTCCCAACATGCCGTGAATCGATAAACAATGGAAAAGAAAGGAATAATTCCACACACCGTTGCATCGTTACAACAAGCGAGCCCTTTAGAATGTCCTGTTGCTTTTGACATCGTTAGACCAGATCGCCCATGACACAGTTCGCCAAAGAAACCTTGCCCATTAGCCTAGAAGAGGAAATGCGACGCAGCTATCTTGATTACGCCATGAGTGTGATTGTGGGACGCGCATTGCCAGATGCCCGGGATGGTCTCAAGCCTGTTCATCGGCGAGTGCTGTTTGCGATGCACGAATTGAACAACGATTGGAATCGACCCTACAAGAAGTCCGCCCGTATCGTGGGTGACGTCATTGGTAAATACCACCCCCATGGTGACCAATCAGTTTACGACACCATTGTTCGAATGGCACAGGATTTCTCCATGCGGCACATGCTGGTGGATGGCCAGGGCAACTTCGGGTCGGTTGATGGTGATAATGCCGCGGCGATGCGATACACCGAAATTCGGTTGGCAAAAATTGCTCACGAGTTGCTTGCGGACCTGGACAAAGAGACAGTTGATTTCGGGCCAAACTACGATGGATCCGAAAAAGAACCATTGGTGATGCCCGCTCGGCTGCCCAACCTGCTGATCAATGGGTCCGGTGGTATTGCGGTGGGCATGGCCACCAACATTCCCCCGCACAATTTGAATGAGGTAGTCGATGCCTGCCTCCATTTGTTGCGAAATCCCGATGCGAGTATTGATGACTTGATGGAAATCGTCCCGGCGCCTGACTTCCCGACGGCCGGCGTCATTTACGGCATTTCTGGCGTTAAAGATGGCTATCGCACAGGCAGGGGAAAAGTGGTCATGCGAGCCAAGTGCCATTTTGAAGATATTGACCGCGGCCAGAGGCAGGCGATCATCGTGGATGAACTCCCTTATCAGGTCAACAAAAAGACGCTGCAAGAGCGGATGGCTGAGTTGGTGCACGAGAAAAAAATAGAAGGCATCAGCCACATCCAGGACGAGTCCGATAAGTCGGGTATGCGCCTTGTCATCGAATTAAAGCGCGGTGAAGTGCCTGAGGTTGTTCTGAATAATCTGTACAAACAGACGCAGCTGCAGGACACCTTTGGCATGAACATGGTGGCGTTGATTAATGGTCAACCCAAGCTGTGTAACTTGAAAGATCTGGTTGAGGTCTTTTTGCAGCACCGACGTGAGGTGGTCACGAGACGGACGGTTTTCAATCTGCGCAAAGCGCGCGAGCGTGGTCACGTTTTAGAGGGTCTTGCGGTTGCGTTGGCCAATATTGATGACTTCATTGCAATCATTCGCAACGCGCCCACCCCGCCAGTGGCCAAAGTGGAACTGATGAGCAAACCGTGGGATAGCAAGTTGGTGCACGAGATGTTGACGCGAACTCGTGCCGACGGCGGCATGGTGAATGCGGATGACTACCGCCCAGACGGACTTGAAAAGTCTTTCGGTCTGGGGGCTGACGGCTTGTACCGCCTGTCTGACACGCAAGCCCAGGAAATTTTGCAGATGCGCTTGCAGCGTCTGACGGGTCTGGAACAAGACAAAATTGTCACCGAATACAAGCAAGTCATGGACGAAATCGAGGACTTGCTCGACATCTTGGCCACGCCTGAGCGCGTTTCAACCATCATTGGTGAAGAACTCACCGTTATTCGTACTGAGTTTGGTCAAACTAAATTGGGCGCTCGCCGTAGTCTGGTTGAGCACAGCTCATTTGACTTGAGCACCGAGGATCTGATTACGCCGACGGATATGGTGGTAACGCTGTCGCACAGTGGCTACATCAAGAGTCAGCCTCTGAGTGAATACCGGTCGCAAAAACGGGGCGGGCGCGGTAAGCAGGCGACTGCCACTAAAGAAGACGACTGGGTGGATCAGTTGTTCATTGCGAATACGCACGATTACATTTTGTGCTTTAGCAATCGCGGGCGCCTGTACTGGCTCAAAGTTTGGGAAGTGCCACAGGGATCACGCGGTTCCCGCGGTCGGCCCATCGTCAATATGTTTCCCTTGCAGGAGGGCGAGAAGATCAATGTGGTCTTGCCGTTGACGGGCGACAAGCGCACCTTCCCGGCGGATCAGTTTGTCTTCATGGGAACCTCAATGGGGACCGTCAAGAAAACACCGCTGAACGACTTTAGTAATCCACGCAAGGTCGGCATCATTGCCGTCAATCTGGACGAGGGCGACTACCTGATTGGCGCAGCCATCACGGACGGAAAGCATGACGTGATGCTGTTCTCTGATGGCGGCAAAGCCGTGCGCTTTAACGAGGATGAGGTCACCGCTCACGGTCGCCAGTCCCGCGGCGTCAAAGGCATGAACCTCGAAGAAGGCCAGAGCGTCATCGCGATGCTGGTGGCGGAGGATGAGGCGCAGAGTGTCTTGACCGCAACTGAAAATGGCTACGGCAAACGCACCAACATCACCGAGTACACCCGCCACGGGCGAGGAACCAAAGGCATGATCGCGATCCAGCAAAGTGAGCGAAATGGAAAAGTCGTTGCGGCCACTCTGGTACATGCCGACGACGAAATCATGTTGATCACGGACAAAGGCGTGTTGGTGCGGACCCGGGTCAGCGAGATTCGCGAGTTGGGTCGTGCCACGCAAGGCGTGACGCTGATCGGGCTGGATGAAGGCTCCAAGCTCAGCGGCCTGCAGCGTATCGTAGAGAACGACGCCAATCCAGTGCTTGAGGAGAGCGCTGCTGACGGAGAAGCTCCTATTGAGGGTGCGGACGGCGACGTCTGATTGCTATTTTTTTGGTAGCGAATTGTGCAGTTGGCACCTGGGCTAGACGATGTTTTCCTGAATAATGATGAATCGACCTTTTAACTTTTCCGCTGGCCCTGCTGTGATGCCCGAGGAGGTGTTGCGCCAAGCTGCGGAAGAGATGCTGGACTGGCGCGGCAGTGGCATGAGCGTGATGGAGATGAGCCACCGCGGCAAAGAGTTCATTTCCATTTATGAGCAGACTGAGGCTGACTTGCGGGAGTTGCTGGCCGTTCCGCCGGAGTTCAAAATTCTGTTCATGCAAGGTGGCGGGTTGGCGGAAAACGCCATTGTTCCGCTCAACTTATCGCAGGGCGGCGCTATTGATTTGGTCGTGACGGGCAGTTGGAGCCAAAAATCATTGAAAGAGGCCGGTAAGTACTGCGCGGTGCATTTGGCGGCCAGCAATGCTTCGACCGGATACAAAAACCTGCCTGATCCCGGTTCATGGCAGTTGAATGCCGAGGCTGCATATGTTCATATCTGCACCAATGAAACCATTGATGGTGTGGAGTTTCATACCTTGCCCGACTTGAAGGCGCTGGGCAGCAAGGCCCCTTTGGTCATCGATTTTTCGTCCCATGTTGCTTCGCGTCCCGTGGACTGGACCCGAGTCGGACTTGCGTTTGGTGGTGCCCAGAAAAATCTTGGGCCGGCCGGGCTGACGCTGGTGGTTGTGCGTGAAGATCTTCTGGGACATGCGCTCCAGGCGTGCCCGAGTGCCTTCAATTATCAGATGGTGGCCGACAACCAGTCGATGTTCAATACACCTCCTACCTACGCTATATACATGGCTGGGTTGGTGTTTCAATGGCTCAAGCGTCAGGGCGGCATCGCTGCCGTAGAAGCGCGCAATATCGCCAAAGCGAAATTGCTGTACAGCGCTATTGACGGGTCCCAGCTATACACCAACAAGGTGGATCCTGAGTGCCGCTCACGGATGAATATCCCTTTCTACTTGCGAGATGAAAGCCTGAATGAAGCGTTTTTGACCGGCGCCCGCGCACAAGGCTTGTTGCAATTGAAGGGGCATAAATCGGTAGGTGGCATGCGAGCCAGCCTTTACAACGCAATGCCGGTGAGGGGTGCTCAGGCTTTGGTCGACTACCTTAGGGAATTTGAGAAGAAAAGCGCTTGAAGCATGACCAACTTACCATCCAACTTACCTGATTTGGCGGACCTTCGGGTTCAAATTGACGGCATCGATCGACAACTGCTTTCGCTCCTCAATCAACGGGCTTTGGTGGCTGAGCAGGTGGGTGAAGTCAAAAAAAGGGACGGTACGGCATTTTTCCGGCCTGATCGGGTGGCGCAAGTCATCGACAAAATTCAGACGGCCAACCCCGGGCCATTGAAGAACTCCCATGTCACCGCGATCTGGCGTGAAATCATGTCGGCCTGTCTAGCCCTTGAAGCACCACAACGCGTCGCGGTTCTCGGCCCTGTAGGGACCTTTTGTGAGCAAGCGGCTGTGGAGTTCTTTGGTGGCGCAGCGGACTTGATCTACTGCGCTAATTTTGATGAGGTCTTTCACGCGACCGCGGCCGGAAGCGCTCAGTATGGTGTTGTGGGTGTCGAAAACTCGACCGAAGGGGTCGTCACCCGTTCGCTCGATCTGTTTCTGCACACCCCTACCCATGTGGTGGGTGAAGTCAGCCTTTTGGTTCGACACAACCTCCTGCGTGTCAGTAATTCGCTGGAGGGCATTGAGGTGGTGATGGCACATCCTCAGGCCTTGGCGCAGTGTCAGGGCTGGTTGTCAAAGCACCTTCCGCATGCGGAGCGCCGTCCGGTGTCCAGCAACGCCGAAGGGGCCAAACTTGCAACGACCAATCCGGCGTGGGCGGCACTGGCCAGCGACCGGGCAGCGACGCAGTTCGGTTTGCACATAGCCTCCCATGCCATCCAAGACGATGCCTACAACCGCACGCGGTTTGCGATCATCTGCCTGCCTCAAACGCTGGGAACGCCACCGCCTTCTGACAATGACTGCACTGGACTGATCGTGTCAGTCCCAAATCAACCTGGCGCCGTTCATGATCTGTTGGTGCCTCTAAAGGCCAATGGGGTGTCTATGACTCGCTTTGAGTCACGCCCGGCACGAACAGGGCAGTGGGAATACTATTTCTACATTGATATTCAGGGACACCCGTCACAACCCCACGTTGCCAAGGCGCTCAAGGAATTGAGAAGTTTGTGTGCTTTCTACAAAGTGTTGGGTACCTACCCGGTTGTCAACTGATGCCAACCTTCCAAAGGAAACCGAATGTTTGAACAACTCGGCCTGATCGGATGCGGGCTGATGGGCGGCTCATTTGCCTTGGCCTTGAAGCGTGCTGGCCTGGTGAAGCGAGTGGTTGGATACAGCAAGTCACCGTCCACGACTGACCGTGCACGCCAGTTGGGTGTGATTGATATCGAGGCGCCGTCGGCATTGCTGGCCGTTTCTGGCGCCGACATTGTCTTGATTGCGGTCCCTGTTGCCGCAACCGAAGCCACTTTCAAGGCAATCAAACATCTGGTGACGCCGCAAATGCTCGTCATGGATGTTGGCTCCACCAAAAGAGATGTGATTGACGCCGGTCGCCGCGCACTTCGCGAGCAGGTGGGTTCGTTTGTTCCTGCCCACCCGATTGCGGGCCGGGAGGTCTCTGGGGTCGAGTATGCAGACGCTGATCTCTACGTGGGCAAACAAGTCATCCTGACCCCAATCGAGCGAACGTTGACCGTTCAGCTTCAGAAGGCGGTTGATGTCTGGTCTGCGCTGGGTTGCCGCGTGGTCAAAATGTCGCCG
Proteins encoded in this region:
- a CDS encoding AlpA family transcriptional regulator, producing MLILRLPDVKRVLGHRADASVYNAIRAGLFTTGVAIGQRAKGWPDYEAQAIATARVAGKTDADIRELVTALHAKRTELLSTEKGAQL
- a CDS encoding tyrosine-type recombinase/integrase; its protein translation is MTDIHALDLLSALQKVEERGAIETADRVLMLARQVWDYWLPTAVVQQRNITEGLKGRLTPYRGKNFAAILDPARMGGLMRAIKGYKGGLIVRTALQLTPLLYQRPGNLRMMKWAELDLDAALWTIPSMKMKRTKLEKEQGEAHIVPLPTQAVALLRNIQPLTGHGVYVFPGERSHDRPVSDNSVRSALYALGFGKEQSWHGFRASARTMLVDELNIDWQVIEANLAHATKDANGTSYNRTKYIKQRFVMIQQWADYLGKLAAGADVIQLKTT
- a CDS encoding Arm DNA-binding domain-containing protein — protein: MLTDAQCRHAVCPSDKNRARFTDAGGLYLEVSPAGSKRWFWKTYFDGKEGRMAFGSYPDVSLTAARKARDAAKLQVQWHRPSASPQIGKTKDYTHWWRHIQGCSLGVVRQTGTSME
- a CDS encoding HAD-IA family hydrolase translates to MSTENPIFGDVKAVLFDLDGTLIDSAPDLAAAVDKMRIDRGLPSMPLDHYRPMAGAGARGMIGLAFAIGPDHLDFPALREEFFINYANCMTQSTYAFEGVVELISSLQVQGLPWGVVTNKSSRFSEPLTAAMPLFNSAKTIICGDTTPYAKPHPEPLLEAARRMRIDPAQCMYVGDDERDIVAGLAAGMSTVAATYGYLGKSNDPSLWGAHAVINSPMGLLQLLK
- the ubiG gene encoding bifunctional 2-polyprenyl-6-hydroxyphenol methylase/3-demethylubiquinol 3-O-methyltransferase UbiG produces the protein MTSKLNADPAELAKFSDLAHRWWDKEGEFKPLHQINPLRLDWIRQTTQLNGKVVLDVGCGGGILADSMAHTGASVTGIDLAAKALRVAQLHALEAQTPTIQYQKISVEALAEQQPESFDVVTCMEMLEHVPDPSSVVHACAALVKPGGWVFFSTLNRSAKSFLFAVLGAEYVLNLLPKGTHEYAKMIRPSELAAYCRSAGLDLRDAKGMEHNPITQRYWLSADTSVNYLIATQKPMDSEK
- the ompA gene encoding outer membrane protein OmpA yields the protein MKKLNKLAMVIATAALATSAGAQSVDNWRSAAGDTWKNSTGLCWRDASWTPATAAVGCDGAIVAAPAAAPAPVTPKAAEPMAPKAAAPAPAAAPMPVAAAKVTYASDAFFDFDKAVLKPEGKAKLDDLVGKVKGINLEVIIAVGHTDATGADAYNQKLSVKRSEAVKAYLVSKGIEKNRVYTEGKGEAQPVADNKTRDGRSKNRRVEIEVVGTRN
- the gyrA gene encoding DNA gyrase subunit A gives rise to the protein MTQFAKETLPISLEEEMRRSYLDYAMSVIVGRALPDARDGLKPVHRRVLFAMHELNNDWNRPYKKSARIVGDVIGKYHPHGDQSVYDTIVRMAQDFSMRHMLVDGQGNFGSVDGDNAAAMRYTEIRLAKIAHELLADLDKETVDFGPNYDGSEKEPLVMPARLPNLLINGSGGIAVGMATNIPPHNLNEVVDACLHLLRNPDASIDDLMEIVPAPDFPTAGVIYGISGVKDGYRTGRGKVVMRAKCHFEDIDRGQRQAIIVDELPYQVNKKTLQERMAELVHEKKIEGISHIQDESDKSGMRLVIELKRGEVPEVVLNNLYKQTQLQDTFGMNMVALINGQPKLCNLKDLVEVFLQHRREVVTRRTVFNLRKARERGHVLEGLAVALANIDDFIAIIRNAPTPPVAKVELMSKPWDSKLVHEMLTRTRADGGMVNADDYRPDGLEKSFGLGADGLYRLSDTQAQEILQMRLQRLTGLEQDKIVTEYKQVMDEIEDLLDILATPERVSTIIGEELTVIRTEFGQTKLGARRSLVEHSSFDLSTEDLITPTDMVVTLSHSGYIKSQPLSEYRSQKRGGRGKQATATKEDDWVDQLFIANTHDYILCFSNRGRLYWLKVWEVPQGSRGSRGRPIVNMFPLQEGEKINVVLPLTGDKRTFPADQFVFMGTSMGTVKKTPLNDFSNPRKVGIIAVNLDEGDYLIGAAITDGKHDVMLFSDGGKAVRFNEDEVTAHGRQSRGVKGMNLEEGQSVIAMLVAEDEAQSVLTATENGYGKRTNITEYTRHGRGTKGMIAIQQSERNGKVVAATLVHADDEIMLITDKGVLVRTRVSEIRELGRATQGVTLIGLDEGSKLSGLQRIVENDANPVLEESAADGEAPIEGADGDV
- the serC gene encoding 3-phosphoserine/phosphohydroxythreonine transaminase — encoded protein: MNRPFNFSAGPAVMPEEVLRQAAEEMLDWRGSGMSVMEMSHRGKEFISIYEQTEADLRELLAVPPEFKILFMQGGGLAENAIVPLNLSQGGAIDLVVTGSWSQKSLKEAGKYCAVHLAASNASTGYKNLPDPGSWQLNAEAAYVHICTNETIDGVEFHTLPDLKALGSKAPLVIDFSSHVASRPVDWTRVGLAFGGAQKNLGPAGLTLVVVREDLLGHALQACPSAFNYQMVADNQSMFNTPPTYAIYMAGLVFQWLKRQGGIAAVEARNIAKAKLLYSAIDGSQLYTNKVDPECRSRMNIPFYLRDESLNEAFLTGARAQGLLQLKGHKSVGGMRASLYNAMPVRGAQALVDYLREFEKKSA
- the pheA gene encoding prephenate dehydratase, which produces MTNLPSNLPDLADLRVQIDGIDRQLLSLLNQRALVAEQVGEVKKRDGTAFFRPDRVAQVIDKIQTANPGPLKNSHVTAIWREIMSACLALEAPQRVAVLGPVGTFCEQAAVEFFGGAADLIYCANFDEVFHATAAGSAQYGVVGVENSTEGVVTRSLDLFLHTPTHVVGEVSLLVRHNLLRVSNSLEGIEVVMAHPQALAQCQGWLSKHLPHAERRPVSSNAEGAKLATTNPAWAALASDRAATQFGLHIASHAIQDDAYNRTRFAIICLPQTLGTPPPSDNDCTGLIVSVPNQPGAVHDLLVPLKANGVSMTRFESRPARTGQWEYYFYIDIQGHPSQPHVAKALKELRSLCAFYKVLGTYPVVN
- a CDS encoding prephenate dehydrogenase/arogenate dehydrogenase family protein — encoded protein: MFEQLGLIGCGLMGGSFALALKRAGLVKRVVGYSKSPSTTDRARQLGVIDIEAPSALLAVSGADIVLIAVPVAATEATFKAIKHLVTPQMLVMDVGSTKRDVIDAGRRALREQVGSFVPAHPIAGREVSGVEYADADLYVGKQVILTPIERTLTVQLQKAVDVWSALGCRVVKMSPEAHDAAFAAVSHLPHLLSFALMNAISGQDHGKDYLSLAGPGFRDFTRIAAGDPKVWRDIMLSNREELLAQTKIFQRNLQALELMITSGNGDALEGLIEQASLTRANWRMSQNQK